A genomic segment from Chitinophagaceae bacterium encodes:
- a CDS encoding SMP-30/gluconolactonase/LRE family protein, protein MVYFSTGKHLVFLWLLFFSIEGFSQEGINLFESKVLTVPSSFTIGVEGPAVDKNGNLYAVNFQRQGTIGIVTPNGNANVFIELPKGSIGNGIRISNQGDMYVADYTGHNILKIEMQSKKISVFAHDSLMIQPNDIAITKYNTFFASNPNWKDGTGSVWYANKKGKIVMRETNMGTTNGIEVSPDNNKLYVNESLQRKVWQYKINRKGKLKNKKLLIEFTDYGMDGMRCDVNGNLYIARYGKGTVAIVSPAGKFIKEVRLIGKNPTNIAFGGADGKTVYVTMQDRGNIEYFITDTAGNEWNQIQKQ, encoded by the coding sequence ATGGTTTATTTTTCAACGGGTAAGCATCTTGTTTTTTTGTGGTTACTATTTTTTTCTATTGAAGGATTTAGCCAGGAAGGAATTAATTTATTTGAATCGAAAGTGCTCACTGTACCCAGTAGTTTTACAATTGGTGTTGAGGGCCCTGCAGTTGATAAAAATGGAAATTTATATGCTGTAAATTTTCAACGGCAGGGAACTATTGGTATAGTTACTCCCAACGGCAATGCTAATGTGTTTATAGAATTGCCCAAAGGCAGTATAGGCAATGGAATCCGCATTAGCAACCAGGGCGATATGTATGTAGCAGATTATACGGGGCATAATATTTTAAAAATTGAAATGCAAAGTAAAAAAATTTCAGTTTTTGCTCATGACAGCTTAATGATACAACCTAATGATATAGCTATTACAAAATACAATACATTTTTTGCCAGTAACCCCAATTGGAAAGATGGAACAGGTTCGGTATGGTATGCCAATAAAAAGGGTAAAATAGTAATGAGAGAAACCAACATGGGTACTACTAACGGAATTGAAGTAAGCCCCGATAACAATAAATTATATGTAAATGAATCATTGCAACGCAAAGTATGGCAGTATAAAATAAATAGAAAAGGTAAGCTGAAAAATAAGAAACTACTAATAGAATTTACGGATTATGGTATGGACGGTATGCGTTGTGATGTAAATGGAAATTTGTATATAGCCCGATATGGTAAAGGCACGGTAGCCATTGTTTCGCCGGCTGGAAAATTTATTAAAGAAGTACGGCTAATCGGTAAAAATCCCACCAATATAGCATTTGGTGGTGCCGATGGAAAAACGGTTTATGTTACCATGCAGGACAGGGGCAATATTGAATATTTCATAACTGATACAGCAGGCAATGAATGGAATCAAATTCAAAAACAATAG
- a CDS encoding thioredoxin family protein → MRLFIFFASLLLLCNASYAQSPYTSYEDSTHKGTIILNGLISKYILINNDKDFKWYNNSHNGYNATPNVLNAMEAAKGKYQFVLFGGTWCEDTQFILPKFFKLQEQSGITDKDISFIGVSREKKSLGNLTAAFNIINVPTIIVMKEGKEVGRVVEYGKTGQWDKELAGLLQ, encoded by the coding sequence ATGAGATTGTTTATTTTTTTTGCTTCCCTTTTATTGCTTTGTAATGCAAGTTATGCACAAAGCCCTTATACATCTTACGAAGACAGCACCCATAAAGGCACTATTATACTCAATGGATTAATCAGTAAATACATTTTAATTAACAACGATAAAGATTTTAAATGGTACAACAACAGCCATAATGGCTATAACGCTACGCCCAATGTGCTCAATGCAATGGAAGCGGCAAAAGGCAAATACCAGTTTGTACTATTTGGCGGCACCTGGTGCGAAGACACCCAATTTATTTTACCCAAATTTTTTAAACTCCAGGAGCAAAGTGGCATTACAGACAAGGATATAAGTTTTATTGGCGTAAGCCGTGAAAAAAAATCTTTGGGCAACCTTACTGCTGCCTTTAACATAATTAATGTGCCCACCATTATTGTAATGAAAGAGGGCAAAGAAGTGGGCCGTGTGGTAGAATACGGGAAAACCGGCCAATGGGATAAAGAACTTGCCGGGTTACTGCAATAA
- a CDS encoding tetratricopeptide repeat protein, giving the protein MKWLNFIIKYRPWLGILFLSSAVIVNIQAGFWPSFILYLIGVVLLAGHFLFGPMRLIQEYIESGDLEGAKKIIASIKFPGLLIKPVRSVYYTIKGNLDMADQNFDSAEQNLKKSQNLMGGGGLLSGQLKQAEGANKLQLGMLAMQKGNMKEAESYIRQAIRVGLPDSENNAAAYLQLCSIMMNKREFRAAKQYFAKAKSYKPTTPQIVDQIKQVEKYIARMPG; this is encoded by the coding sequence ATGAAGTGGTTGAATTTTATTATTAAATACCGCCCCTGGCTGGGCATTTTATTTTTGTCAAGTGCAGTAATTGTAAATATACAAGCAGGGTTTTGGCCATCGTTTATATTGTACCTTATAGGCGTAGTATTGCTTGCCGGACATTTTTTATTTGGCCCCATGCGACTTATTCAGGAGTATATTGAAAGCGGCGACCTTGAAGGTGCAAAAAAAATTATTGCTTCTATAAAATTCCCAGGCTTATTGATAAAGCCGGTACGTTCGGTTTATTATACCATTAAGGGCAACCTCGATATGGCTGATCAAAATTTTGACAGCGCCGAACAAAATTTGAAGAAAAGCCAGAATTTAATGGGTGGCGGAGGGTTATTATCGGGTCAGTTAAAACAGGCAGAAGGCGCCAATAAATTACAACTGGGGATGCTGGCAATGCAAAAAGGCAATATGAAAGAAGCCGAATCTTATATAAGGCAGGCCATTAGGGTGGGCTTACCCGATAGTGAAAATAACGCCGCAGCATATCTGCAGCTTTGCAGTATTATGATGAACAAGAGGGAATTTAGGGCGGCTAAACAATATTTTGCCAAAGCAAAATCGTATAAACCCACAACGCCGCAAATTGTAGATCAAATAAAGCAGGTAGAAAAATATATTGCCCGTATGCCAGGCTAG
- a CDS encoding M28 family peptidase has product MKKLIIFPICFCAIFVFAQKNNPQKFAATITVNDLHKHLAIIAGDEMEGRETGTPGQRKAAAYIRNFFKKAGLAFPPNFNGYEQFYPLLTDTLLSSILKINNSELRYGTDFITPVSRNTNGKISADQIVFVGYGIDDENYSDYGNFDAKGKIVAFVLGEPRDTTGNFIISGNKKTSKWTYPGLAKKLVVAADKGAVGALVISPINSAGFTDRNIVESKKKKPYFPSGNSSNIPVAEISHNTAKLIFPAGAEHFIAKGKRSEAFGITDRLATQSVAEFSVSKMQDTIWASNVLGVVEGSDKKDEYVFVTAHYDHLGKHDGKIYYGADDDGSGTVAVLEMAEAFAKAKAAGKGPRRTIVFMTVSGEEKGLWGSEYYSENAVYPLDKTSVDLNIDMIGRIDTERMKADTLNYIYVVGHDKISSELPLINEAINNKYTGLTLDYKFDDPNDPERIYFRSDHYNFARKGVPVLFFYDGMLQSDYHKPTDTVDKIYWKLLEKRTRMIFLTAWEMANRENMLKRDKPIPTSTRY; this is encoded by the coding sequence ATGAAAAAGTTGATTATATTTCCCATATGCTTTTGTGCAATTTTTGTTTTTGCCCAAAAAAATAACCCCCAAAAATTTGCGGCTACCATTACCGTAAACGACCTCCACAAACACCTGGCAATTATTGCCGGAGATGAAATGGAAGGCCGGGAAACAGGCACTCCCGGGCAGCGCAAGGCAGCGGCTTATATCCGGAATTTTTTTAAAAAAGCAGGCTTAGCCTTTCCCCCAAATTTTAATGGTTACGAACAGTTTTATCCTTTGCTTACTGATACACTCTTAAGTTCCATATTAAAAATCAATAATAGCGAACTGAGATATGGAACCGATTTTATAACCCCGGTTTCCCGGAATACAAATGGAAAAATAAGTGCCGATCAAATTGTATTTGTAGGTTATGGTATTGATGATGAAAACTATTCTGACTATGGCAACTTTGATGCAAAAGGAAAAATAGTAGCCTTTGTACTTGGCGAGCCAAGAGATACTACAGGTAATTTTATAATTAGTGGAAATAAAAAAACTTCAAAATGGACTTATCCCGGACTGGCTAAAAAACTGGTGGTAGCAGCCGATAAAGGAGCCGTTGGCGCATTGGTTATAAGCCCAATAAACAGTGCTGGCTTTACTGACAGGAATATTGTAGAAAGCAAGAAGAAAAAACCCTATTTTCCATCTGGAAATAGTAGCAATATCCCGGTTGCTGAAATTAGCCATAATACTGCAAAACTTATTTTCCCGGCAGGTGCCGAACATTTTATTGCCAAAGGCAAACGGAGTGAAGCATTTGGAATTACCGACAGGTTGGCTACACAAAGTGTTGCCGAATTTTCAGTAAGTAAAATGCAGGATACTATTTGGGCCAGTAATGTTTTAGGCGTAGTGGAAGGATCGGATAAAAAGGATGAATACGTTTTTGTAACGGCACATTACGACCATCTGGGTAAGCATGACGGCAAAATATATTATGGAGCCGATGACGATGGAAGCGGTACAGTAGCCGTATTGGAAATGGCCGAAGCATTTGCCAAAGCCAAAGCAGCAGGAAAAGGGCCAAGGCGAACAATAGTGTTTATGACGGTGAGTGGCGAGGAAAAAGGCCTTTGGGGTAGCGAATACTATAGCGAAAACGCTGTTTATCCCTTAGATAAAACCAGTGTAGACTTAAATATTGATATGATTGGCCGCATAGATACCGAAAGAATGAAGGCCGATACTTTAAATTATATTTATGTAGTGGGCCACGATAAAATAAGCAGTGAACTACCCTTAATAAATGAAGCAATAAATAATAAATATACCGGGCTTACCCTTGACTATAAATTTGACGACCCCAATGACCCCGAACGCATTTATTTTCGCAGCGACCATTATAATTTTGCCCGCAAAGGCGTGCCTGTATTATTTTTTTATGATGGCATGCTTCAATCAGACTATCATAAACCTACAGATACTGTAGATAAAATTTACTGGAAGCTATTGGAAAAAAGAACAAGAATGATTTTTTTAACCGCATGGGAAATGGCTAACAGAGAAAATATGCTCAAAAGAGATAAGCCAATTCCAACCTCAACAAGGTATTGA
- a CDS encoding MerR family transcriptional regulator, with translation MAITADLVVVPEDAVLFSKQYYNIGSVAEMFKVNVSLLRYWEKEFDILKPRKNGKGDRLFRPEDIKYLKMIHHLLRQKKFTIDGAKDFIKKNKQAEENYAVIESLQKLKSFLNELKANL, from the coding sequence ATGGCCATAACGGCAGATTTGGTGGTAGTACCTGAAGATGCAGTGCTTTTTAGCAAACAATATTACAATATCGGCTCCGTTGCCGAAATGTTTAAAGTAAATGTATCGCTGTTGCGCTATTGGGAAAAAGAATTTGACATACTCAAGCCCAGGAAAAACGGTAAAGGCGACAGGCTTTTCAGGCCCGAAGACATCAAGTACCTGAAAATGATACACCACCTTTTGCGGCAAAAAAAATTTACTATTGACGGTGCAAAAGATTTTATTAAAAAAAATAAACAGGCAGAAGAAAACTATGCCGTAATTGAAAGCCTCCAAAAACTCAAATCTTTTTTAAACGAACTCAAAGCCAATTTATAA
- a CDS encoding DsbA family protein has product MQPVLIYCYDAWCGWCYGFSPVMQKINEQYKDLWHIEVLSGGMILPEQPVPLKATATYIQGAYKNIETLTGIKFGEDYLWHIFHPDESDWFPHSEKAAIALSIFKEIYPERQIEFIADLQKALFKEGRDLTDNEAYRHLLEKYAIDATTFYGQLSSEDFKEKAKYDFTLCKQLKVTGYPQLLLQAGETHFYLLAKGYTGFEMLNQRIASVLEEIKVKGNA; this is encoded by the coding sequence ATGCAACCTGTTTTAATTTACTGCTACGATGCCTGGTGTGGCTGGTGCTATGGATTTAGCCCGGTAATGCAAAAAATAAATGAACAATATAAAGACCTATGGCATATTGAAGTACTTAGCGGCGGCATGATTTTACCCGAGCAGCCTGTTCCTTTAAAAGCAACGGCAACTTATATACAAGGCGCTTATAAAAACATAGAAACCCTTACCGGCATTAAATTTGGCGAAGATTATCTTTGGCATATTTTTCACCCGGATGAAAGCGATTGGTTTCCCCACTCGGAAAAAGCTGCAATAGCCCTCAGTATTTTTAAAGAAATATATCCCGAAAGGCAAATTGAATTTATTGCCGATTTACAAAAAGCACTATTTAAGGAAGGGCGAGACCTTACCGATAATGAAGCCTACCGTCATCTGCTGGAAAAATACGCTATTGATGCCACTACTTTTTATGGTCAATTATCATCGGAAGATTTTAAAGAAAAAGCCAAATACGATTTTACGCTTTGCAAGCAATTAAAAGTTACCGGCTATCCGCAATTGCTTTTGCAGGCCGGCGAAACACATTTTTATCTTTTAGCCAAAGGTTATACCGGGTTTGAAATGCTAAACCAACGCATTGCATCGGTATTAGAAGAAATAAAAGTTAAAGGAAATGCTTAA
- a CDS encoding family 20 glycosylhydrolase: MKSYLKQLSLILTILQFNAFCSSAQQNIDSLFPTRGLCIAAPLTNGVDAFVKFIDTELAPRKLNTLILRVDWNYQFTSHPELSDSIALSKADVKKLVAVCKKNNIRLIPQINLLGHQSWAGTLYSLLKKYPQFDETPHVKMPEKHVWPNADGLYCKSYCPQHPDLHKIVFALVNEICDVFEANAFHAGMDEVFYLGDDKCPRCQGVDKAELFANEVRKQRDNLAQNGRQLWIWGDRLIDGKTTGYGMWEGSYNYTYRAIHIIPKDIMICDWHYERADKSAVYFAMNGLNVVTSPWRNPELAVKQVNDMLGFRKDATPQMKNRYAGMVHTVWSDAASFIRECDMIKNGKKVTGFSQWVSFDKMFGRMKELAEL; the protein is encoded by the coding sequence ATGAAAAGTTATTTAAAACAACTTTCACTAATTCTCACAATTTTACAATTCAATGCATTTTGCAGTAGTGCACAGCAAAATATTGACTCGCTATTTCCTACCCGTGGGTTATGTATAGCCGCACCTTTGACAAATGGGGTGGATGCTTTTGTAAAATTTATTGATACTGAACTTGCACCACGAAAACTAAATACGCTGATTTTGAGGGTTGACTGGAATTATCAATTTACCAGTCATCCGGAGCTGAGTGATAGTATTGCCCTTTCAAAGGCAGATGTAAAAAAACTAGTAGCAGTTTGTAAGAAAAACAATATTCGCTTAATACCTCAAATAAATTTATTAGGTCATCAAAGCTGGGCAGGTACATTGTATAGTTTGTTAAAAAAATATCCGCAATTTGATGAAACACCACATGTAAAAATGCCCGAAAAACATGTATGGCCCAATGCGGATGGATTGTATTGTAAAAGCTATTGCCCGCAACACCCCGATTTACACAAAATTGTGTTTGCATTGGTAAATGAAATTTGCGATGTATTTGAAGCCAATGCTTTTCATGCCGGAATGGACGAAGTGTTTTATTTGGGAGATGACAAATGCCCCCGCTGCCAGGGAGTAGATAAGGCAGAACTATTTGCCAATGAAGTTCGTAAACAAAGGGATAACCTTGCTCAAAATGGCAGGCAGCTTTGGATATGGGGCGACAGGCTTATTGATGGCAAAACCACTGGCTATGGAATGTGGGAGGGCAGCTATAATTATACTTATAGGGCCATTCATATTATTCCAAAAGACATAATGATTTGTGATTGGCATTATGAAAGAGCAGATAAATCGGCTGTTTATTTTGCAATGAATGGGTTGAATGTTGTAACCAGCCCTTGGCGAAACCCTGAGCTTGCAGTAAAACAAGTTAATGATATGCTTGGTTTTAGAAAAGATGCCACACCGCAAATGAAAAACAGGTATGCCGGAATGGTACATACTGTATGGAGCGATGCAGCAAGTTTTATAAGAGAATGTGATATGATAAAGAACGGTAAAAAGGTTACCGGCTTTAGCCAATGGGTAAGCTTTGATAAAATGTTTGGAAGAATGAAGGAGTTAGCAGAATTATAA
- a CDS encoding response regulator transcription factor translates to MTKKISIFEDNEALRKSLEELILINNGFEVSGVFGNCLEASKHVKDNNPDILLMDIDMPGMTGIEAVKKIRAFNTSVIIIMLTVFDDNKNVFDAICAGATGYLLKKHVSDKLIPAIQEALEGGAPMSPSIAKMIVQSMQQNKANDYKFTNREQEILEHLCKGSSYKMIAAEINLSFETIRTYIKRIYEKLQVHSATEAVSKALNEKLI, encoded by the coding sequence ATGACCAAAAAAATTTCCATATTTGAAGATAATGAAGCTTTACGCAAAAGCCTGGAAGAACTCATCCTCATCAATAATGGTTTTGAAGTAAGCGGCGTATTTGGAAATTGTCTAGAAGCAAGTAAACATGTAAAAGACAATAACCCAGATATTTTATTAATGGATATTGATATGCCGGGGATGACGGGTATTGAGGCTGTAAAAAAAATAAGGGCTTTTAATACTTCTGTGATTATAATTATGCTTACCGTTTTTGACGATAATAAAAATGTATTTGATGCTATTTGCGCCGGGGCTACCGGTTACCTGCTCAAGAAGCATGTATCGGATAAACTTATTCCTGCTATTCAGGAGGCGCTTGAAGGAGGCGCACCTATGAGCCCCAGCATTGCCAAAATGATTGTTCAATCAATGCAGCAAAACAAAGCCAACGATTATAAATTCACAAATAGGGAGCAGGAAATTTTGGAACATTTATGCAAGGGCAGCAGTTATAAAATGATAGCAGCTGAAATAAATCTTTCCTTTGAAACCATCCGCACTTATATTAAACGTATTTACGAAAAACTCCAGGTTCATTCTGCAACAGAAGCAGTTTCAAAAGCCTTAAATGAAAAGTTGATATAG
- a CDS encoding GAF domain-containing protein yields MVCYRFILITICLIFFSNNFAQTDSSITKKARYAFALSPKNSDSALLLAKEALAEAAKIKDKSAMAEAYNSIGWAWQFKGNFDTAIYFLKNSHSLFKSLKDNYNLISVDINLSEVYIKQSRFAETLEKLMESDSLATYIIRNESEALVQKTLKIQNLIKRLYGIVYRETGDYNKAAENFNTAMQGFLEKKDYSRYASTASSLSVLYNSINLPDSSIALGLRILQIIKEQNIGEYQAAYAHENLANAYFSKKEYETSLVHYNKAYALFKKLGNIGDAAFEAILLGKTLRKVKKYKEAENFLLQAYHTNDSLNLSNYKLDAGAELASLYQESGNWQKAFAFLQISSQLKDSLALADQMVKTNEIKERYEAEKKEVQINLLQEKNKQLKWWYFSIFLLLALTSSLVWLRSYKRKINEEKILNYFATSLYNQNTVEDVFWDISKNCISRLNFEDCVVYSYDEARKMLVQKSAFGHKNPSGHSILQAIEIPLGRGIVGSVGQNMKAEIIPFTGKDPRYIVDDVARQSEICVPIVLEGKLLGVIDSEHSKKRFYTKRHLSILQKIADICSKKITRYFIEESLRKNIASDLHDDIGSSLSSIDINSRIALIKDDPGKMKEQLEKIRLQARKTMDSMSDIVWSLNPRYDNFENILIRMKQFSSELCEPQQINLIFQIPENLEGIKLAADKRKNIFLIFKETINNTVKYSKGNTLRVEFSFFNQYFKMTISDNGKGFDQQEVRMGNGLKNMADRAKHINANLKISSLPGNGTTLELSCPV; encoded by the coding sequence ATGGTTTGTTACCGGTTTATATTAATTACAATATGCTTAATATTTTTTAGTAATAATTTTGCCCAAACCGATAGCAGTATTACCAAAAAAGCAAGATATGCATTTGCGTTATCACCAAAAAATTCAGATTCGGCACTATTGCTGGCAAAGGAAGCTTTAGCAGAAGCGGCAAAAATTAAAGATAAATCTGCTATGGCCGAAGCCTACAACAGCATAGGCTGGGCTTGGCAATTTAAAGGAAATTTTGATACTGCAATTTACTTTCTTAAAAATTCTCATTCCCTTTTTAAATCTTTAAAAGACAACTACAATTTAATTTCTGTTGACATAAATCTTTCCGAAGTGTATATTAAGCAAAGCCGATTTGCAGAAACTTTAGAAAAATTGATGGAAAGCGATTCCCTGGCTACATATATTATCAGGAATGAAAGCGAAGCATTGGTACAAAAAACCTTAAAAATCCAAAATCTTATTAAGCGCCTGTATGGTATAGTTTACCGGGAAACAGGCGACTATAATAAGGCGGCCGAAAATTTTAACACGGCCATGCAGGGCTTCCTGGAAAAAAAAGACTATTCCCGCTATGCATCTACGGCATCGAGCCTGAGTGTTTTATACAATTCCATAAACTTGCCCGATAGCAGTATTGCCCTTGGCCTTCGTATACTACAAATAATAAAGGAGCAAAACATAGGGGAATACCAGGCAGCTTATGCACACGAAAACCTTGCCAATGCCTATTTTAGCAAAAAAGAATACGAAACCTCTTTAGTTCATTACAACAAAGCCTATGCACTTTTTAAAAAACTGGGCAATATTGGAGATGCAGCTTTTGAGGCAATATTGCTGGGCAAAACGCTTCGTAAAGTAAAAAAATATAAAGAGGCAGAAAATTTTTTATTGCAAGCTTACCACACCAACGATAGCCTGAACCTTTCCAACTACAAGCTTGATGCAGGCGCTGAACTGGCATCGCTTTACCAGGAAAGCGGCAACTGGCAAAAAGCATTTGCTTTTTTACAAATAAGCAGCCAACTAAAAGACAGCCTTGCTCTGGCCGACCAAATGGTAAAAACCAACGAAATAAAAGAACGGTATGAAGCAGAGAAAAAAGAAGTACAAATAAATTTACTCCAGGAAAAAAACAAGCAACTTAAATGGTGGTACTTTTCTATTTTCTTACTATTGGCCTTAACCAGTTCTTTAGTATGGCTACGGTCTTATAAAAGAAAAATTAATGAAGAAAAAATACTCAATTACTTTGCCACATCTTTGTATAATCAAAATACGGTAGAAGATGTATTTTGGGATATTTCAAAAAACTGTATTTCCAGGCTTAATTTTGAAGATTGCGTAGTTTACAGTTATGATGAAGCCCGAAAAATGCTGGTGCAAAAATCGGCTTTTGGGCACAAAAACCCTTCAGGCCACTCTATTCTCCAGGCCATTGAAATACCTTTAGGCAGGGGAATTGTAGGTTCTGTGGGCCAAAATATGAAGGCGGAAATAATACCATTTACGGGAAAAGATCCCCGGTATATTGTGGATGATGTAGCCCGGCAATCAGAAATATGTGTGCCCATTGTTTTAGAAGGAAAGCTTTTGGGCGTAATAGATTCCGAGCACAGCAAAAAAAGGTTTTATACAAAAAGGCATTTAAGCATTTTACAAAAAATTGCCGATATCTGCTCTAAAAAAATTACCCGTTATTTTATTGAAGAAAGCCTTAGAAAAAATATAGCCAGCGATTTGCATGATGATATCGGTTCGTCCTTATCCAGTATAGATATCAACAGCCGTATTGCACTGATAAAAGACGACCCGGGCAAAATGAAAGAGCAGTTGGAAAAAATACGCTTACAGGCAAGGAAAACTATGGATAGCATGAGCGATATCGTGTGGTCGCTAAACCCACGCTACGATAATTTTGAAAATATACTTATCAGGATGAAACAATTTTCATCGGAACTTTGTGAGCCTCAGCAAATCAACCTAATATTTCAAATACCCGAAAATTTAGAAGGAATAAAACTGGCTGCCGATAAACGAAAAAATATATTCCTCATTTTTAAAGAAACCATTAACAATACCGTTAAATATAGTAAGGGCAACACTTTAAGGGTTGAATTTTCCTTTTTTAACCAGTATTTTAAAATGACCATTAGCGATAACGGAAAAGGATTTGACCAACAGGAAGTAAGAATGGGAAATGGCTTAAAAAATATGGCCGATAGGGCAAAGCATATAAATGCCAATCTAAAAATAAGCTCCCTGCCCGGCAATGGCACCACGCTTGAATTGAGTTGCCCGGTTTAA
- a CDS encoding HAD family phosphatase has product MSNLKNIIFDLGGVLLNIDINKTEQAFINLGFADFHHMYNQHAANELFAALETGSVSTEEFFYTLSNVAGKPFTENELANAWNAMLLDFRPKSLNFLYTLKENYNLYLLSNTNAIHYAAFNKILKEQTGHKTLNDFFTKAYFSQHIGLRKPNADIFEFVLNDAKIKASETLFIDDTPVNIEAAKNLGIKTHFLPAGDLIENINYKLL; this is encoded by the coding sequence ATGTCCAATTTAAAAAATATTATATTCGACCTCGGTGGTGTATTGCTGAATATTGATATAAATAAAACAGAGCAGGCATTTATTAACCTGGGATTTGCTGATTTTCACCACATGTATAACCAACATGCTGCCAATGAACTGTTTGCTGCACTGGAAACCGGCTCGGTAAGTACCGAAGAATTTTTTTATACCCTTAGCAACGTGGCCGGTAAACCATTTACAGAAAACGAACTGGCCAATGCCTGGAATGCTATGTTACTTGATTTCAGGCCAAAAAGCCTTAACTTTCTCTATACATTAAAAGAAAACTACAACCTTTACCTGCTGAGCAATACCAATGCCATTCACTACGCTGCTTTTAATAAAATTTTAAAAGAACAAACCGGGCATAAAACCTTAAATGATTTTTTTACCAAAGCATATTTTTCTCAGCATATTGGGTTGAGAAAACCAAATGCCGATATTTTTGAATTTGTATTAAACGATGCAAAAATTAAGGCTTCCGAAACCTTATTTATTGATGATACACCCGTAAATATTGAAGCGGCAAAAAATTTAGGAATTAAAACGCATTTTTTGCCTGCCGGCGATTTGATAGAAAATATTAATTATAAACTACTGTAA
- the rpiB gene encoding ribose 5-phosphate isomerase B encodes MYAFNLKKPIAIGADHAGFDCKEDLVSFIEAKGLKYKDFGTFSRDSVDYPDFAHPVASAVETGEYAFGILLCGSANGVAITANKHQGIRAAICWGEELAELARKHNNANIICIPARFITDGEAEKMLDTFMNTEFDGGRHERRVEKISC; translated from the coding sequence ATGTATGCGTTTAATTTAAAGAAACCTATTGCAATTGGTGCAGACCATGCAGGGTTTGATTGTAAAGAAGACCTGGTGTCTTTTATTGAAGCCAAAGGCTTGAAGTATAAAGATTTTGGAACCTTTAGCAGAGATTCGGTTGACTATCCCGATTTTGCACATCCCGTAGCCAGTGCCGTGGAGACTGGAGAATATGCATTTGGTATTTTATTATGCGGAAGCGCAAATGGCGTGGCTATTACAGCAAATAAACACCAGGGCATAAGAGCAGCAATTTGCTGGGGCGAAGAATTGGCTGAACTTGCCCGTAAACATAATAACGCAAATATTATTTGCATACCTGCCAGGTTTATTACCGATGGCGAAGCAGAAAAAATGCTCGATACTTTTATGAATACCGAGTTTGATGGCGGCCGTCATGAACGAAGGGTAGAAAAAATTTCCTGCTGA